The Bacillus carboniphilus genome contains a region encoding:
- a CDS encoding 5'-methylthioadenosine/adenosylhomocysteine nucleosidase → MSVNRANMQRHKIYMKYKEVVAKLKIGIIGAVPIEVELLLSKMNIQQKVIIADIPFFTGMIKQIPVVVCISKIGTVNAALASTLLIENFNVESIVFNGAAGALVTDVNFGDVIVSSGTQFWNVNYTAIDVPISQYPDLRISVYKANKRLIHLAKNSQEQVDFCIEIGKVLTANTFVADVELRDKLRMKFNGLCVETEGAAVGQVTSLNKIPYIVFRGISDFSNKNSPKDINIFGKLAADNAQKVTLNVLAQLC, encoded by the coding sequence ATGTCAGTCAATCGAGCTAATATGCAAAGACATAAAATATACATGAAATATAAGGAGGTGGTAGCTAAGTTGAAAATCGGAATTATTGGTGCTGTGCCAATTGAAGTCGAACTTCTTTTATCAAAGATGAATATTCAACAAAAAGTTATTATTGCAGATATCCCTTTTTTTACTGGTATGATTAAACAAATACCTGTGGTTGTGTGTATATCTAAGATAGGGACAGTAAATGCTGCCCTTGCATCCACTCTTTTAATTGAGAACTTTAATGTAGAATCGATTGTATTCAATGGTGCTGCCGGTGCATTAGTTACAGATGTAAATTTTGGTGATGTCATTGTATCTAGTGGTACACAGTTCTGGAACGTTAATTATACAGCAATTGATGTTCCCATAAGTCAATACCCTGATCTTCGAATATCTGTTTATAAAGCAAACAAGAGACTCATTCATTTAGCTAAAAATAGTCAAGAACAAGTTGATTTCTGTATAGAAATTGGAAAGGTATTAACAGCAAATACATTCGTAGCTGACGTAGAGCTAAGAGATAAATTAAGAATGAAATTTAATGGTTTGTGTGTTGAGACAGAAGGAGCCGCTGTAGGTCAAGTTACATCTTTGAATAAAATACCTTATATCGTTTTTAGAGGTATTTCTGATTTCTCAAATAAAAATTCTCCAAAAGACATTAATATATTTGGGAAATTAGCTGCTGATAATGCTCAGAAAGTAACATTAAATGTTTTAGCTCAATTATGTTAG